Proteins from a single region of Echeneis naucrates chromosome 14, fEcheNa1.1, whole genome shotgun sequence:
- the mtmr4 gene encoding myotubularin-related protein 4: protein MGEEGPPSLEYIKAKDLFPQKELVKEDESLQVPFTVLQGEGVEYLGRANEAIIAISNYRLHIKFKDSVTNVPLRLIESVESRDMFQLHIICKDSKVVRCHFATFKQCQEWVKRLNRTLAHPSRLEDLFALAYHAWCLGGSTDDEDQHVHLCRPGDHVRQRMEMEVKRMGFDTQNIWRVSDINYNYKLCSSYPQKLLVPIWITDKELESVASFRSWKRIPVVVYRHQKNGAVIARCSQPEISWWGWRNTDDEYLVTSIAKACQMDPGAKGACGAPASRQHGEAPDSSDSDFDSSLTGGSGCDDNTVPQKLLILDARSYTAAVANRAKGGGCECEEYYPNCEVMFMGMANIHAIRNSFQALRAVCSQIPDPGNWLSALESTRWLQHLSVMLKAATLVCSAVEREGRPVLVHCSDGWDRTPQIVALAKILLDPYYRTLEGFQVLVETEWLDYGHKFGDRCGHQENADDVSEQCPVFLQWLDCVHQLFKQFPCLFEFNEAFLVKLVQHTYSCLYGTFLCNNAREREAKNIYKRTCSVWSLLRMGNKNFQNFLYIPSHDMVLQPVCHTRALQLWTAVYLPTSSPCTAVDDSMELYHPPNVTGDELTSRSLDRLPKTRSMDNLLTAIENGVPLTRTSSDPNLNKHCQEDRSALEPTLAMEETLADYSEEVMPPTVSDSVQGESLHSSPAKNLEVPAAESCEDTLDETCLTTQPLPSLSLPPVPLREDITLANTPFPTPVLKQALPQITNPPLPPPPLEAESPDRTAESTTSPTHKSEPCLPLPCNGNQPAATAPTVLLNGHIDGQVNNLPESEALLAVKQQTPLLPMEDSTETLTDERELLPALHPTVSQDLSQNFKIEEQPEPQTEVQPENEKEDIRTDVVKGRERVVTVAAAPADCTQVGARRLIYESQLADLSLLGSHWESVQGLVQSACSSAAHAGVTRALHSNNFQSRRLASKLLRSQGFTNGSQCCRREALCCPSSPLQPGWLSAARSVGYIGMCGPAAAAAALSSYSLGGHPILPASYSSPSASSSPPPPQAPAYLDDDGLPVAMDAVQQRLRQIEAGYKQEVELLRQQVRQLQMRLESKQYGSPPSEPDIDYEDDITCLRESDNSNEEDSLSTHSEDRLSEGSWDRVERKDTEVTRWVPDHMASHCFNCDCEFWIAKRRHHCRNCGNVFCKDCCHLKLPIPDQQLYDPVLVCNTCHDLLLESRTREIRSQQLKKAIATASS, encoded by the exons ATG GGTGAAGAGGGGCCTCCCAGTCTGGAGTACATCAAGGCCAAGGACCTGTTCCCCCAGAAAGAGCTGGTGAAGGAGGATGAAAGCCTTCAG GTGCCATTCACAGTTCTTCAGGGGGAAGGGGTGGAATATCTTGGCCGTGCTAATGAAGCCATCATTGCCATTTCTAACTACAGGCTCCACATAAAGTTCAAAGACTCTGTCACCAAT GTGCCTCTCAGGCTAATAGAGAGTGTGGAGAGCAGAGATATGTTCCAGctgcacatcatctgcaaagaCTCCAAAGTCGTCAG ATGCCACTTTGCTACATTCAAGCAGTGCCAGGAATGGGTGAAGCGTCTGAACCGGACCTTAGCACACCCGTCCCGGCTGGAGGACTTGTTTGCCCTGGCGTATCATGCGTGGTGTCTGGGAGGCAGCACTGACGATGAGGACCAGCATGTTCATCTTTGTCGCCCAG GTGATCATGTTCGTCAGAGAATGGAAATGGAGGTCAAGAGGATGGGctttgacacacaaaacatctggAGAGTGTCAGACATAAATTACAACTACAA GCTGTGCTCCAGTTACCCACAGAAGCTTCTTGTTCCAATATGGATCACTGACAAGGAGCTGGAGAGTGTGGCTTCCTTCAGATCTTGGAAGAGGATCCCTGTAGTGGTTTATAG GCATCAAAAGAATGGGGCAGTGATCGCCCGTTGCAGCCAGCCTGAGATCAGCTGGTGGGGCTGGAGGAACACAGATGATGAATACCTGGTGACGTCCATCGCCAAGGCCTGCCAGATGGATCCTGGAGCCAAGGGAGCCTGTGGTGCACCAGCTTCCCGACAACATGGTGAAGCGCCAGACTCCTCGGATAGCGATTTTG ACTCATCTCTGACAGGTGGCTCTGGCTGCGATGACAACACTGTGCCACAGAAGCTACTGATTTTGGATGCTCGCTCCTATACCGCTGCAGTTGCAAACCGAGCCAAGGGCGGAGGCTGTGAATGTGAAG agTACTACCCCAACTGTGAGGTGATGTTCATGGGAATGGCCAACATCCACGCCATCCGGAACAGCTTCCAGGCTCTAAGGGCTGTCTGCAGTCAGATCCCAGATCCAGGAAA TTGGCTTTCTGCACTTGAGAGTACCCGTTGGCTGCAGCACCTGTCGGTCATGCTGAAGGCAGCCACCCTGGTGTGTTCAGCAGTGGAGAGAGAAGGCCGCCCTGTTCTGGTGCACTGTTCCGACGGATGGGACCGCACACCGCAGATTGTAGCGCTTGCCAAAATCCTGCTTGACCCCTATTACAGAACATTAGAG GGTTTCCAGGTGCTTGTGGAGACTGAGTGGTTGGACTATGGTCATAAGTTTGGGGACCGCTGCGGTCACCAGGAAAATGCTGATGACGTGAGTGAGCAGTGTCCCGTCTTCCTGCAGTGGCTGGACTGTGTTCATCAGCTGTTTAAACAGTTTCCCTGCTTGTTTGAGTTCAACGAGGCCTTCCTG gtcAAGTTGGTGCAGCACACATACTCATGTCTTTACGGCACATTTCTGTGTAACAACGCTCGTGAAAGGGAAGCGAAAAACATCTACAAACGCACCTGCTCTGTTTGGTCCCTACTTCGAATGGGAAACAAGAACTTCCAAAACTTCCTCTACATCCCCAGCCATGATATG GTGCTTCAGCCAGTCTGCCACACTCGGGCATTACAGCTGTGGACAGCTGTTTACCTGCCCACTTCCTCCCCCTGCACCGCTGTGGACGATTCCATGGAGCTCTACCACCCCCCAAATGTCACAGGAGACGAACTCACCTCGCGTTCCCTTGACAG ACTTCCCAAGACCCGCTCCATGGACAACCTGCTGACAGCTATTGAGAATGGGGTACCTCTGACGCGTACATCCAGTGACCCCAATCTCAATAAGCACTGCCAGGAGGATCGCTCTGCTTTAGAGCCCACACTTGCCATGGAGGAAACCCTTGCGGACTACTCTGAGGAGGTGATGCCTCCAACTGTATCGGACAGCGTTCAGGGAGAGTCTCTACATTCAAGTCCTGCCAAGAACCTAGAGGTCCCAGCTGCAGAGAGCTGTGAAGACACACTGGACGAGACCTGTCTCACCACACAGCCCCTACCCTCCCTGTCACTCCCCCCTGTCCCTCTCAGGGAGGACATCACACTTGCTAACACTCCTTTCCCCACTCCGGTGCTCAAACAGGCTTTGCCTCAGATCACTAACCCTCCActcccaccacctccactgGAGGCTGAGAGCCCTGATAGGACTGCTGAAAGCACCACATCGCCCACTCATAAATCAGAGCCATGCTTACCTCTTCCCTGCAACGGCAACCAACCGGCAGCCACCGCGCCCACCGTGCTGCTCAATGGCCACATTGATGGCCAAGTAAACAACCTCCCAGAATCTGAAGCCCTGCTAGCTGTTAAGCAGCAAACACCACTCCTTCCCATGGAGGACTCCACAGAGACTCTCACAGATGAGAGAGAGCTTCTCCCTGCCCTGCACCCTACAGTCAGCCAAGATCTTTCCCAAAATTTTAAGATTGAGGAGCAGCCTGAGCCACAGACTGAGGTTCAACCTGAGAATGAGAAAGAGGACATAAGGACAGATGTAGTTAAAGGAAGAGAGCGTGTGGTAACAGttgctgcagctcctgcagactGCACCCAGGTAGGAGCTCGCCGCCTGATCTATGAGAGCCAGCTCGCAGACCTCTCTCTGCTCGGCTCTCACTGGGAGAGCGTCCAGGGTCTGGTCCAGTCCGCCTGCAGCAGCGCTGCTCACGCAGGTGTCACTCGGGCCTTGCATTCCAATAATTTCCAGAGTCGCCGCCTTGCCAGTAAGCTGCTCCGCTCCCAGGGCTTCACCAACGGGTCCCAGTGCTGCCGCAGGGAGGCTCTGTGTTGTCCCAGCAGTCCTCTGCAGCCCGGTTGGCTGTCTGCTGCCAGGAGCGTAGGCTACATTGGCATGTGTGggccggctgctgctgctgctgccctcagCAGCTACTCTTTGGGAGGCCATCCGATCCTACCGGCGTCATACTCCTCACCCTCTGCATCCAGCTCCCCTCCCCCGCCCCAAGCTCCAGCTTACCTTGATGATGATGGGCTGCCAGTGGCCATGGATGCCGTCCAGCAAAGACTGCGGCAGATTGAAGCAGGCTACAAGCAGGAGGTGGAGTTGCTGCGGCAGCAGGTGCGACAGCTGCAGATGAGGCTGGAAAGTAAACAGTACGGAAGCCCTCCCTCAGAGCCAGACATTGATTATGAGGATGAcatt ACGTGTCTGCGGGAGTCAGACAACAGCAATGAGGAGGATTCTCTGTCCACCCACAGTGAAGACCGTCTGTCTGAGGGCAGCTGGGACCGAGTGGAGCGCAAGGACACAGAG GTCACAAGGTGGGTCCCTGACCACATGGCCTCCCATTGTTTCAACTGTGACTGTGAGTTCTGGATAGCCAAGAGACGTCATCACTGCAG GAACTGTGGCAATGTGTTCTGTAAAGATTGTTGTCATCTGAAGCTGCCCATCCCAGACCAACAGCTGTACGACCCGGTCCTGGTCTGCAACACCTGCCACGACCTGCTCCTGGAGTCCCGCACCCGCGAGATCCGCAGCCAGCAGCTCAAGAAGGCCATCGCCACAGCCTCCAGTTGA